TTCCCTAAAATAACTTTTGGGGCAGATTTTTGTTCTTCCACCCTAATACCGAATTCCTCCTCAAACGAGCTCATCTCAATCTCAATCGTGTGTGTCAAGAGAATTTGTTCCTTCGTTCAATCACAAAATAAAAAGTCCAATCTACTAAGTAAAATGTTCAACCTAAAAGCATGCATATGCATTAAATTCTCATTGTGTAGTGTGATATTTTATGTATGATGTAATGTATATATATGATTCTCAACCAAAAATTATTGAATGAGATATTGGATCGTTATATATAATGCAATTTAGGCAGTGTGCACTTAGTGCAATTTCTGACATTAGATCATGTATACCGATTGAATTgggtaaatgaaataaattttaaatttgagttcATTATGTCAAGTTAACTTTTTCACCCAGCATCTCCATTTCCTCCTTGTACATGTGCACTGCTAACTAGTCACTCACAACCTATTCTTAGTCATCATTgcaatgaaaaaaaatcaattgatTGCCCTAAATTTTTCTGAAGGCTAATAAGGCCTCATACTATATCACATCCTTTAAATTCAATGTTTTTTGTTCCTGCCGCAGATGAGGTGGTTTTACTTTTGGTTCTTTATTTGTGTTGTTACCACTTTAAAGttaatgttttttcatttctggttttttttttgtatatttgtTTATGGTTATAAAGTATTTAGTGTTGCTCGTTAAGTAGTACTAGGATAGTCACCCATGTTTGTGTTATGAACATATGAATGATTATTCATGCGAGATGCGCGGTTGTGGTAAAAGCCGTTAACAGAGCCGAAAATAAATACAAACTTTTTTTCTGTCATCACAATGAAGATATAAAATCCCTTAAGTATAATAGAAAGATGTGGAAGTAGTCTAGATTTTCCATGAGGCCAATAAGGTCTCAAACTATTTAACATCCTTTAAATTCTAGCTTAAAATACAATCACGCAATTGCTTCATTTTCTGTTTATACTAAGAATCATACAAATTCAATGTGATAACGCGATGAGAGTAAAAGTTGTGAACAAAGCTAAGGAAAACATCGGCCCCCTTTACAACCATCATCAATGAAGTGAGGAAGGATATTATAAACAAACGAATgagattaaaataaaaacttatcACGTGGCCTATCTCCAAATAAAAGTATAACAGGATAATAAAAAGCTCTTAGAAATCGTAACACTAGGACATACATGACATGCGATGCCAATAAGAAGTGCTAGGATAGTAACATGTGTCTGTTCTTTACACGAACGAGCGATTATACACGCGGGATGCACAGTTGTTGTAAAAGCGGTTAACGGAGGTGAAAATTAATACAAATCTTTTTTCTGCCATCATCAATGAAGTGAATGATGATATAAAATGTCTTAAGTGGATTAGAAAGATGTCAAAGTAGCCTAGATTTTTGGGAGGCCAATAAGGCCTCGGACTATATGACATCCTTTAAATTCTAGCTTAAAAGACAATCACACATTTGCTCCGTTTTCTGGTTTATAAGAAGTATCATACGAACTCGATATGATAACGCGATTGAGGTAAAAGATGTTAACAGAGTTGAGGACAAAACCGACATTTTTTAATATTGTGTTATATCCTTTCATCTACCAATTAAGATTTTGGTCTAGACTATATGAAATCCTTTAAATTCTAGCTTAAAAAACTCGTGTGAGTGACCCTGGAGCGTATTCAGTTCGAGTCGCCTCCGCATGATCACACACCAAGAGGAGCGATCGGTGGTAGATTGGGTTCGCTCGGTGGTTGGGAGTGCTCTGGCACTGTTAATTTGGGAGGCTTCATGTTAGTGCAATGAAAGGGTTGATAATAGAGGACTTGATAATCTCCTAATTACCCCCAGATTGCATCTCTCATGTGCAACTCAGAGGGCGGTGTTGGTGCAGAAGCTATTTACTTCTTAACAAGTGGAAAATTAACAAGTTTTGGTTATAAAGTCCTAAGTGCTCACATTCATGTGCCTGGAATTCCTTGTAGCATGAGACTGATGTGCCTGAGCATATTCATCTCATATAGGGACAACATAGACAATTTCTCTTTAGTTAGTGGTGCTAGGGAGATGAATGTGCAAGTATTGAAAGATGGCTCAGTTAAAATTGATATGAGATCACCAATGTTAAAAGCATCACTTGTGCCTACCGCTGGAGTACTTGGGACTTGGGTTGACATGATAATACCATACAACATAGTCTTTGCCGGCGGAAAAGCAACAACTGGGAACTTGAAAGCCGCTCTTGTGAGAGCTAGTATGACAATCGATCAATTGATACGGATGAGAATTCCTCAAACCTCTATACTTATTTTGCGTGCAGAAACTTACGTTTATGGAGATATTCAAAGTAGGTCAGAGGTGAAGATGGATATGTGGGACTTTGACATTGTTGATTACTTGGGAGAAGCGACTTGTGCGCTTGTTGTTGCATTGTTGATAGAGAATCTTGTGTTGTTCGTTTCTCACGAGGAGGGTCAGTGAACATTGAGTGGGCGAAGGACAACCATGTCTATATGACTGGAATGGCTGAATTTGTGTTCCAAGGATCTTGGTCACAGAAAACTTTGTATTTGGGTTTTTTCGCCCTCTTCTACTTTGTTTCTGAATTTTTGATAGGGAATCTTGTGCTGTTCGTTTCTCACGAGGAGGGTCAGTGAACATTGAGTGGGCGAGGGACAATCATGTCTATATGACTGGAATGGCTGAATTTGTGTTCCAAGGATCTTGGTCACAGAAAACTTTGTATTTAGGTTTTTTCGCCATCTTCCACTTTGTTTCTGAATTTTTGATAGGGAATCTTGTGTTGTTCGTTTCTCACGAGGAGGGTCAGTGAACATTGAGTGGGCGAGGGACAATCATGTCTATATAACTGGAATGGCTGAATTTGTGTTCCAAGGATCTTGGTCACAGAAAATTTTGTATTTGGGTTTTTTCGCCCTCTACTACTTTGTTTCTGAATTTTTGATAGGGAATCTTGTGTTGTTCGTTTCTCACGAGGAGGGTCAGTGAACATTGAGTGGGCGAGGGACAATCATTTCTATATAACTGGAATGGCTGAATTTGTGTTCCAAGGATCTTGGTCACAGAAAACTTTGTATTTGGGTTTTTTCGCCCTCTTCCACTTTGTTTCTGAATTTTTGATAGGGAATCTTGTGTTGTTCGTTTCTCACGAGGAGGGTCAGTGAACATTGAGTGGGCGAGGGACAATCATGTCTATATAACTGGAATGGTTGAATTTGTGTTCCAAGGATCTTGGTCACAGAAAACTTTGTATTTGAGTTTTTTCGCCCTCTTCCACTTTGTTTCTGAATTTTTGATAGGGAATCTTGTGTTGTTCGTTTCTCACGAGGAGGGTCAATGAACATTGAGTGGGCGATGaggtaaattttaaatttgagttcATTATGTCAAGTTAACTTTTTCACCCAGCATCTCCATTTCCTCCTTGTACATGTGCACTGCTAACTAGTCACTCACAACCTATTCTTAGTCATCATTgcaatgaaaaaaaatcaattgatTGCCCTAAATTTTTCTGAAGGCTAATAAGGCCTCATACTATATCCCATCCTTTAAATTCAATGTTTTTTGTTCCTGCCGCAGATGAGGTGGTTTTACTTTTGGTTCTTTATTTGTGTTGTTACCACTTTAAAGttaatgttttttcatttctggttttttttttgtatatttgtTTATGGTTATAAAGTATTTAGTGTTGCTCGTTAAGTAGTACTAGGATAGTCACCCATGTTTGTGCTATGAACATATGAATGATTATTCATGCGAGATGCGCGGTTGTGGTAAAAGCCGTTAACGGAGCCGAAAACAAATACAAACTTTTTTTCTGTCATCACAATGAAGATATAAAATCCCTTAAGTATAATAGAAAGATGTGGAAGTAGTCTAGATTTTCCATGAGGCCAATAAGGTCTCAAACTATTTAACATCCTTTAAATTCTAGCTTAATATACAATCACGCAATTGCTTCATTTTCTGTTTATACTAAGAATCATACAAATTCAATGTGATAACGCGATGAGGGTAAAAGTTGTGAACAAAGCTAAGGAAAACATCGGCCCCTTTACAACCATCATCAATGAAGTGAGGAAGGATATTATAAACAAACGAATgagattaaaataaaaacttatcatgtaacaccccattttctgttattaggttatttattattttattttaattagtattatggtatatggtaattaagtgattttgttagataattaagtgattatgtgatatagataaataaagttttagggtttagtgtgagtaattgagagtgtggcccattgtatggctatttaagggttatgagtgaaatagaaagaaagaaaagaaaaaaaaataaggattagaagagaagcagaacaagaaacacgtgaaagcagagaaggagaggagaaaagaggagaaaacttagaactgatctacaagaggtaagggtttgaattcatgttttatggattggtatgatagtggataatgatagaaagcatgatttaggaaccctaggttgcaaaaatttccaaattgaaatagttagggtttggcttttagatgattttgggggtagatgataggcttgcatgatgcgcagaaatttacgttctcttttaccctttttcgtgctatgttaatggccgaatttgaagaagtagtcttcataaaagttgtaggtttttctgttacgaaacttttgccactggtttcacgtcattccgacgtctgtagctcgagttatgtgtattttagtgagtgtaggttaagctgtccagtttcttacgaactgcggttagtgtacgatttttcctgatttttgtactgtgaattgtgacttgaaagtttatagaggtttacaaaacgtgtatacggaaccatgataaaaatattagatttttctgagtatatttgataatttacatctgtttaatagttcattagatgtgtggtgcgcgcacatggcgagttgcgcaggaagatgtcgcaagatgtcgcgacatggcgagttgcgtagggagatgtcgtgagatgtcgcgacatggcgagttgcgtagggagatgtcgtgagatgtcgcgacatggcgagttgtgcagtgagatgtcgcgagatggcgagcatgagcatgtcgcgagtttttgggaaaatttagagagaaatccagtctttacgaaatagttgcagaacctgttatatatgaattatatttaatttacatctatttttaataatcattatatgatcttgtttctgaattgatgttatgtttgagatgctaagttgttgtgattgcaagttgtataattgataacatgtaatatgtgttttgtgcaactgatgatgaatatgctaaaataattaggacttggagatgctctaaatatgcatatgttagttgagttttgcacaatacactgcatagttgtcaagaggcaatgtttgctagttctcgtggaggctagtgacttgtcccaaaactggagtggttttgaagcctagagcgagggctttattggtggttatctgtctggagtggacgcggtgataccgctaaggataacaactttggtaccaaaggcatttgcacgggtctcacttgagtcatatgtgttatggtgatatttttggagagatttgatgtggtggtaattagagactattatatatgttctaattgagctataatttatggagtatttgccataactgtgaacttgattaattatgttaaaattacataatttagtatttgttagtgaatgtgagtaatttatgtggagcatagataagcttttacattatttatcattatgcttatccatatgatatgagttctcacccttctgttggaatgatgttctatgcgacatcgctcaggtaccgaagatagtggagcttctcgcgagggttagttggaggagctagtctttcatttacggtttagttaggggagtcatgctctgttatgtaacaccgggaaacgtttagttttgtaccttgatgttaagagttacctatgaactctctttatgttaaattttggagttgaaataaatccgctgtgctatgcatatgatgttgcgacattaaagttggaaaatttatatatttattatgagcatgacaggtgttttgatttatgtttctggagaataagtgtgacaccctctgtgttatgcattttactctgatttatgatatattattatgtggggtttagagggtgttacatatCACGTGGCCTATCTCCAAATAAAAGTCTAACAGGATAATAAAAAGCTCTTAGAAATCGTAACACTAGGACATACATGACATGCGATGCCAATAAGAAGTGCTAGGATAGTAACATGTGTCTGTTCTTTACACGAACGAGCGATTATACACGCGGGATGCACAGTTGTTGTAAAAGCGGTTAACGGAGGTGAAAATTAATACAAATCTTTTTTCTGCCATCATCAATGAAGTGAATGATGATATAAAATGTCTTAAGTGGATTAGAAAGATGTCAAAGTAGCCTAGATTTTTGGGAGGCCAATAAGGCCTCGGACTATATGACATCCTTTAAATTCTAGCTTAAAAGACAATCACACATTTGCTCCGTTTTCTGGTTTATAAGAAGTATCATACGAACTCGATATGATAACGCGATTGAGGTAAAAGATGTTAACAGAGTTGAGGACAAAACCGACCTTTTTTAATATTGTGTTATATCCTTTCATCTACCAATTAAGATTTTGGTCTAGACTATATGAAATCCTTTAAATTCTAGCTTAAAAAACTCGTGTGAGTGACCCTGGAGCGTATTCAGTTCGAGTCGCATCCGCATGATCACACACCAAGAGGAGCGATCGGTGGTAGATTGGGTTTGCTCGGTGGTTGGGAGTGCTCTGGCACTGTTAATTTGGGAGGCTTCATGTTAGTGCAATGAAAGGGTTGATAATAGAGGACTTGATAATCTCCTAATTACCCCCAGATTGCATCTCTCATGTGCAACTCAGAGGGCGGTGTTGGTGCAGAAGCTATTTACTTCTTAACAAGTGGAAAATTAACAAGTTTTGGTTATAAAGTCCTAAGTGCTCACATTCATGTGCCTGGAATTCCTTGTAGCATGGGACTGATGTGCCTGAGCATATTCATCTCATATAGGGACAACATAGACAATTTCTCTTTAGTTAGTGGTGCTAGGGAGATGAATGTGCAAGTATTGAAAGATGGCTCAGTTAAAATTGATATGAGATCACCAATGTTAAAAGCATCACTTGTGCCTACCGCTGGAGTACTTGGGACTTGGGTTGACATGATAATACCATACAACATAGTCTTTGCCGGCGGAAAAGCAACAACTGGGAACTTGAAAGCCGCTCTTGTGAGAGCTAGTATGACAATCGATCAATTGATACGGATGGGAATTCCTCAAACCTCTATACTTATTTTGCGTGCAGAAACTTACGTTTATGGAGATATTCAAAGTAGGTCAGAGGTGAAGATGGATATGTGGGACTTTGACATTGTTGATTACTTGGGAGAAGCGACTTGTGCGCTTGTTGTGGCATTGTTGATAGGGAATCTTGTGTTGTTCATTTCTCACGAGGAGGGTCAATGAACATTGAGTGAGCGAAGGACAATCATGTCTATATGACTGAAATGACTGAATTTGTGTTCCAAGGATCTTGGTCACAGAAAACTTTGTATTTGGGTTTTTTCGCCCTCTTCTACTTTATTTCTGAATTTTTTATAGGGAATCTTGTGTTGTTCGTTTCTCATGAGGAGGGTCAGTGAACATTGAGTGGGCGAGGGACAATCATGTCTATATAACTGGAACGGCTGAATTTGTGTTCCAAGGATCTTGGTTACAGAAAATTTTGTATTCGGGTTTTTTCGCCCTCTACCACTTTGTTTCTGAATTTTTGATAGGGAATCTTGTGTTGTTCGTTTCTCACGAGGAGGGTCAGTGAACATTGAGTGGGCGAGGGACAATCATGTCTATATAACTGGAATGGCTGAATTTGTGTTCCAAGGATCTTGGTCACAGAAAACTTTGTATTTGGGTTTTTTCGCCCTCTTCCACTTTGTTTCTGAATTTTTGATAGGGAATCTTGTGTTGTTCGTTTCTCACGAGAAGGGTCAGTGAACATTGAGTGGGCGAGGGACAATCATGTCTATATAACTGGAATGGCTGAATTTGTGTTCCAAGGATCTTGGTCACAGAAAACTTTGTATTTGGGTTTTTTCGCCCTCTTCCACTTTGTTTCTGAATTTTTGATAGGGAATCTTGTGTTGTTCGTTTCTCACGAGGAGGGTCAGTGAACATTGAGTGGGCGAGGGACAATCATGTCTATATAACTGGAATGGCTGAATTTGTGTTCCAAGGATCTTGGTTACAAAACTTTGTATTTGAGTTTTTTCGCCCTCTTCCACTTTGTTTCTGAATTTTTGATAGGGAATCTTGTGTTGTTCGTTTCTCACGAGGAGGGTCAGTGAACATTGAGTGAGCGAAGGACAATCATGTCTATATGACTGGAATGGCTGAATTTGTGTTCCAAGGATCTTGGTCACAGAAAACTTTGTATTTGGGTCTTTTCGCCCTCTTCTACTTTGTTTCTGAATTTTTGATAGGGAATCTTGTGCTGTTCGTTTCTCACGAGGAGGGTCAGTGAACATTGAGTGGGCGAGGGACAATCATGTCTATATGACTGGAATGGCTGAATTTGTGTTCCAAGGATCTTGGTCACAGAAAACTTTGTATTTAGGTTTTTTCGCCCTCTTCCACTTTGTTTCTGAATTTTTGATAGGGAATCTTGTGTTGTTCGTTTCTCACGAGGAGGGTCAGTGAACATTGAGTGGGCGAGGGACAATCATGTCTATATAACTGGAATGGTTGAATTTGTGTTCCAAGGATCTTGGTCACAGAAAACTTTGTATTTGAGTTTTTTCGCCCTCTTCCACTTTGTTTCTGAATTTTTGATAGGGAATCTTGTGTTGTTCGTTTCTCACGAGGAGGGTCAGTGAACATTGAGTGGGCGAGGGACAATCATGTCTATATGACTGGAATGGCTGAATTTGTGTTCCAAGGATCTTGGTCACAGAAAACTTTGTATTTGGGTTTTTTCGCCCTCTTTCACTTTGTTTCTAAATTTTGCATTAGACTTTGAATTCGGCAGGTTGTCGAATGTTTTCTCGTAGAAGTACAGATCATGGATACATGTTGATTAACAATCAATTAATCATGCCCTACATATATTGCgttgtaatattttattttactcaAACAATTTTGGCAGTGATTCTCATCTTGGTTGTGTATGATGTTACTACCTTGGTAGATCTTTTGACTTTTAAAGTAGGTTAGAGGTGAAGATGGATATGTGAGACTTTGGCATTGCTGATTACTTGGGAGAAGCGGCTTGTGCGCTTGTTGTTGCATTGTTGATAGAGAATCTTGTGTTGTTCGTTTCTCACGAGGAGGGTCAGTGAACATTGAGTGGGCGGAGGACAATCATTTTATATGACTGGAATGGCTGAATTTGTGTTCCAAGGATCTTGGTCACAGAAAATTTTGTATTTGGGTTTTTTCGCCCTCTTCCACTTTGTTTATGGATTTTACATTAGACTTTGAATTCGGCAGGTTGTCGAACGTTTTCTCGTAGAAGTACAGATCATGGATACATGTTGATTAATAATCAATTAATCCTGCCCTACATATATTGCGTTGTAATATTTTGTTTTACTCAAACAATTTTGGCAGTGATTCTCATCTTGGTTGTGTATGATGTTACTACCTTGGTAGACCTTGTGACTTTTAAAGTAGGTTAGAGGCGAAGATGGATATGTGGGACTTTGGCATTGTTGATTACTTGGGCGAAGCGGCTTGTGCGCTTGTTGTTGCATTGTTGATATGGAATCTTGTGTTGTTCGTTTCTCACGAGGAGGGTCAGTGAACATTGAGTGGGCGAAGGACAATCATGTCTATATGACTTGAATGACTGAATTTGTGTTCCAAGGATCTTGGTCACAAAAAACTTTGTATTTGGGTTTTTTCGCCATCTTCCACTTTGTTTCTGATTTTTGCATTAGACTTTGATTTCGGCAGGTTGTCGAATGTTTTCTTGTAGAAGTATTGATCATGGATACATGTTGATTAACAATCAATTAATCCTGCCCTACATATATTGTGTTGTAATATTTTGTTTTACTCAAACAATTTTGACAGTGATTCTCATCTTGGTTGTGTATGATGTTACTACCTTGGTAGATCTTGTGACTTTTTTTCTAGAGACATTTTACTGTGTTCATTCTTCACTGGTAGTTAATACCTTCATATATACACAGGGTGAGTTTGATGTAAAAATTCTAGCTTAAAAAATAATCACACATATACTCTATTTTTTGGTTGATAAGAAGTATCATACGAACTCAATGTGATAACATGATTGAGATAACAAAGCTGAGGACAACACCGACCTTTTCTAATATTAAATTATATCCTTTAATATACCAATTAAGATTTTGGTCTCTGAAGGTCTTTCAACTGGGTCTTTGATATTGGATTTTAATGCCATGACCACAATGGTTGAACATTACAACCATAttgaacaaaacaaaatcaaagtCCAAATTATAGGTCGATCCATGGCCACAATGGTTGATGATCTTGCTACTTTGATGGAATGAGTTTTAATTGTGTTATCAAAGCGAATTATTCTCTCAATTCCCTTTGGGGGGAATTCATGCATCTTCTCCGCACTTAAGCCAACATCAGTCATACCATGGCCTCTCCCATTTGCATTTCTCTTAGGGGGTAAAATGATCATATTTTTAAGTTACATCATAACTTTGATTTCTATAATGACTTCATAGTTGGAATGATCATCATTTATCTCTTCTCA
This portion of the Lotus japonicus ecotype B-129 chromosome 3, LjGifu_v1.2 genome encodes:
- the LOC130743541 gene encoding diaminopimelate epimerase, chloroplastic-like, yielding MCNSEGGVGAEAIYFLTSGKLTSFGYKVLSAHIHVPGIPCSMRLMCLSIFISYRDNIDNFSLVSGAREMNVQVLKDGSVKIDMRSPMLKASLVPTAGVLGTWVDMIIPYNIVFAGGKATTGNLKAALVRASMTIDQLIRMRIPQTSILILRAETYVYGDIQSRSEVKMDMWDFDIVDYLGEATCALVVALLIENLVLFVSHEEGQ
- the LOC130743542 gene encoding diaminopimelate epimerase, chloroplastic-like — its product is MCNSEGGVGAEAIYFLTSGKLTSFGYKVLSAHIHVPGIPCSMGLMCLSIFISYRDNIDNFSLVSGAREMNVQVLKDGSVKIDMRSPMLKASLVPTAGVLGTWVDMIIPYNIVFAGGKATTGNLKAALVRASMTIDQLIRMGIPQTSILILRAETYVYGDIQSRSEVKMDMWDFDIVDYLGEATCALVVALLIGNLVLFISHEEGQ